From the Luteolibacter arcticus genome, one window contains:
- a CDS encoding prephenate dehydrogenase, which yields MEFEKVAILGGGLLGGSLALALARQFPATPVGLWARRAETVATARERGILGATGEMAEAVKGADLVVLSTPVGAMATVLLSAQTAGLSRDALVSDVGSVKAAPHRVLQPLLTRTGGKFIGSHPMAGSEQTGMGAADAALFDGAACLLTDDDRVGEPWAGKLQCFWESLGCRVSWLDAAGHDALVARISHFPHLIAAAAAKVALENPADGNFGGGGLRDTTRVAGGDPAMWTEIVMENRDALRGVLSHGIREMSEMLAMLEADDHEALRHWLEDAKRARDASLRRD from the coding sequence ATGGAGTTTGAAAAGGTCGCCATTCTCGGCGGCGGGCTGCTAGGCGGCTCGCTCGCGCTGGCGTTGGCCCGCCAGTTTCCTGCGACCCCGGTAGGACTGTGGGCCCGGCGGGCGGAGACGGTCGCAACTGCCCGGGAACGGGGCATTCTGGGAGCTACCGGCGAGATGGCGGAGGCGGTTAAAGGTGCGGATTTGGTGGTGCTTTCCACTCCTGTGGGTGCCATGGCCACCGTGCTGCTCTCGGCGCAGACGGCCGGGCTTTCGCGCGATGCCTTGGTCTCCGACGTCGGCAGCGTGAAAGCCGCGCCACACCGGGTATTGCAGCCGCTGCTCACCCGGACCGGCGGGAAATTCATTGGCAGCCACCCGATGGCCGGCTCCGAGCAAACCGGCATGGGCGCGGCCGATGCGGCGCTGTTCGACGGTGCCGCCTGTCTTCTGACCGACGATGACCGGGTAGGGGAGCCGTGGGCGGGCAAGCTCCAGTGCTTTTGGGAAAGCCTCGGCTGCCGGGTTTCGTGGCTCGATGCCGCCGGTCATGACGCGCTGGTCGCCCGGATCAGCCATTTTCCGCACTTGATCGCCGCGGCCGCTGCCAAGGTCGCCCTTGAAAATCCCGCCGATGGGAATTTCGGCGGCGGTGGCCTGCGCGACACCACCCGCGTGGCGGGGGGGGACCCCGCGATGTGGACTGAGATCGTGATGGAGAACCGCGATGCGCTGCGCGGAGTCCTGAGTCATGGCATCCGCGAGATGAGTGAAATGCTTGCCATGCTGGAGGCAGACGACCATGAAGCGCTGCGCCACTGGCTGGAGGACGCAAAGCGAGCCCGGGACGCATCCCTCCGCCGCGACTGA
- the hisA gene encoding phosphoribosylformimino-5-aminoimidazole carboxamide ribotide isomerase: MTKTKFRPCIDLHQGKVKQIVGGTLRDDGPGPQENFVASAGAGEFSGMFRRDGLTGGHVIKLGPGNDDAAKEALAAWPGGLQIGGAIHAGNAPEWLAAGASHVIVTSWLFEGAAFSENRVLELVETIGPDRLVIDLSCRRTATGWTVAMDRWQTHTDLDVTPATLDRLAPWCDEFLIHAADVEGLCGGIDGDLVAMLGAWAGRPITYAGGAASMADVEEVQQLSGGKVDVTVGSALDIFGGKGVRYDELVVWNQR; this comes from the coding sequence ATGACGAAGACTAAGTTCCGCCCGTGCATCGACCTCCACCAGGGAAAGGTGAAGCAGATCGTCGGCGGCACGTTGCGCGACGATGGGCCGGGACCGCAGGAGAATTTCGTCGCCAGCGCCGGGGCGGGGGAGTTCTCCGGAATGTTCCGCCGCGACGGGTTGACCGGCGGCCACGTCATCAAGCTCGGCCCCGGCAACGACGACGCGGCCAAAGAAGCGCTCGCCGCTTGGCCCGGCGGGCTGCAAATCGGCGGCGCCATCCACGCCGGCAATGCCCCCGAGTGGCTCGCCGCCGGAGCCTCGCACGTCATCGTCACCTCATGGCTTTTCGAAGGCGCGGCCTTCTCGGAGAACCGCGTGTTAGAACTCGTCGAGACCATCGGCCCGGACCGTCTCGTCATCGATCTTTCCTGCCGCCGCACCGCCACCGGCTGGACCGTGGCGATGGACCGCTGGCAAACCCACACCGACCTCGACGTCACCCCGGCCACGCTCGATCGCCTCGCCCCGTGGTGCGACGAATTCCTGATCCACGCCGCCGACGTCGAAGGCCTCTGCGGTGGCATCGATGGCGACCTCGTCGCCATGCTCGGAGCCTGGGCCGGCCGCCCCATCACCTACGCCGGCGGCGCCGCTTCCATGGCCGATGTCGAGGAGGTCCAGCAGCTCTCCGGCGGCAAGGTGGACGTAACCGTCGGCTCTGCCCTCGACATCTTCGGCGGCAAGGGCGTGCGCTACGATGAGCTTGTGGTGTGGAATCAGAGGTAG
- the cmk gene encoding (d)CMP kinase, translating into MILHRAIAIDGPAASGKSTLARILSQKLGLIMVNSGSMYRAVTWKVLQRGIDPNNREAVVQALRDMELECGVDGMVSTVKVDGVDPGDELRSEEVNAHVSAVSAVPEVRECLVSLQRDFLKLGDVVMEGRDIGSVVFPETPYKIYMDADPNVREARREEVGEVDSVAARDHADSRRETAPLKIADGAAILDTSGHTIESGVAAALEILRGQGFAMPA; encoded by the coding sequence ATGATCCTTCACCGCGCCATCGCCATCGACGGGCCAGCCGCCTCCGGCAAGAGCACGCTCGCCCGTATCTTGTCGCAAAAGCTCGGGCTGATCATGGTCAACTCCGGTTCCATGTATCGCGCCGTGACGTGGAAGGTTCTCCAGCGCGGCATCGATCCTAACAACCGCGAGGCGGTGGTCCAGGCGCTGCGCGACATGGAACTCGAGTGCGGTGTCGATGGCATGGTCTCCACCGTGAAGGTCGATGGAGTCGATCCCGGCGACGAGCTCCGCAGCGAGGAAGTCAACGCCCACGTCTCGGCCGTTTCCGCAGTCCCGGAAGTCCGCGAGTGCCTCGTGTCCCTCCAGCGCGACTTCCTCAAGTTGGGCGACGTGGTGATGGAAGGCCGCGACATCGGCAGCGTCGTCTTTCCGGAAACGCCCTATAAGATTTACATGGACGCCGATCCGAACGTGCGCGAAGCCCGTCGCGAAGAGGTCGGTGAAGTGGACAGTGTGGCTGCTCGCGATCATGCCGACAGCCGCCGCGAGACGGCTCCGCTCAAGATCGCCGACGGTGCCGCGATTCTCGACACTTCCGGCCACACCATCGAATCCGGCGTGGCGGCTGCTTTGGAAATCCTGCGCGGCCAAGGCTTCGCAATGCCTGCCTGA
- a CDS encoding MBL fold metallo-hydrolase: MDEVSRRGFVGTALAGMAALTAKAAAQQPAAEPKPFRDPFVYRFKIGDLEAFSISDCNLGLGEGLDLMWPQEDRPKMKEEMVRHGERMGPLPLYVNILVVRSGSDVLLFDAGFGKGGNPKMGWLQEGLAAVGISPDQVTAGFLSHAHADHLNGFVSQGKPAFPNAVVYLLEEELAFWRSPEPDFSKSKRNKNQIPGMIKEVRGHFDTLQEKLRPVKGGTEVLGGIVRIEAAPGHTDGHACFRIRSGNDELLHLMDLAHHHLLMFADANWTIAFDHDPVVAVETRKKYWTEAVEKHTRCLGFHLPWPGLGHIVTEGSGYRWATEAWRWG, translated from the coding sequence ATGGACGAAGTTTCACGACGCGGATTCGTAGGCACGGCGCTGGCCGGCATGGCAGCGCTCACGGCGAAGGCGGCTGCCCAGCAACCAGCGGCGGAGCCGAAGCCTTTCCGCGATCCCTTCGTCTATCGCTTCAAGATCGGCGATCTGGAGGCCTTTTCCATCAGCGACTGCAATCTCGGCCTCGGCGAAGGCCTCGACCTGATGTGGCCGCAGGAGGACCGGCCAAAGATGAAGGAGGAAATGGTGCGCCACGGCGAACGCATGGGGCCGCTGCCACTCTACGTGAACATTCTCGTCGTGCGCTCGGGCAGCGACGTGCTGCTTTTCGACGCGGGCTTCGGCAAGGGCGGCAATCCGAAGATGGGCTGGCTACAGGAAGGTCTCGCAGCGGTCGGCATCTCGCCGGACCAAGTGACGGCGGGCTTTCTCAGCCATGCGCACGCTGATCACCTCAATGGCTTCGTGAGTCAAGGTAAGCCGGCATTCCCGAACGCGGTGGTCTATCTGCTGGAAGAAGAACTGGCCTTCTGGCGCTCGCCCGAGCCGGACTTTTCCAAGAGCAAGCGCAACAAGAACCAGATCCCCGGGATGATCAAGGAGGTGCGCGGGCACTTCGATACGCTGCAGGAAAAGCTGCGCCCCGTGAAGGGAGGCACCGAGGTGCTCGGCGGCATCGTCCGCATCGAGGCCGCACCGGGACACACCGACGGACACGCCTGTTTCCGGATTCGCTCCGGCAACGATGAACTGCTACATCTGATGGACCTCGCCCACCATCACCTGCTGATGTTCGCCGATGCGAATTGGACGATTGCCTTCGACCACGACCCTGTCGTCGCGGTCGAAACGCGGAAGAAGTATTGGACCGAAGCTGTCGAGAAGCACACGCGCTGCCTGGGTTTCCACCTGCCATGGCCGGGACTCGGACACATCGTCACCGAGGGCAGCGGCTATCGGTGGGCGACCGAGGCGTGGCGGTGGGGCTAA
- the aroA gene encoding 3-phosphoshikimate 1-carboxyvinyltransferase, with translation MSEFRVRSIRTLDAAFPVPGDKSMSHRAAMIAGLADGVSTVRNFLPSEDCLNTLGAMKACGVKVDVLEEMPGFGPTSMRIHGRSMKLEAPAKPIDCGNSGTGMRLLAGLFAGQSFETELFGDESLSGRPMGRITVPLGEMGAKIDCLGEKPGCAPLKIHGSQLHPIRYELPVASAQVKSAVLLAGMFCEGVTTAVQPADTRDHTERMLESFGVKIVTEGNAISIEGGQVPQARDFRVPGDISSAAFWVVAAAALPGARLVIKNVGLNPTRTAVLDVIERMGAQITRTVLSTDDGEPIGDVEIRGAKLTGTELLRAEIPNLIDEIPVIAVAAAMAEGKTVIRNAKELRVKETDRISTVVEGLRAMGGQIEEFEDGMEITGGAPLHAATIESHGDHRIAMAFAIAGLFASGETVIRNTDCVNTSYPGFSKQLAAVLAESKDLADYDLPTVPA, from the coding sequence ATGAGCGAGTTCCGAGTCCGATCGATCCGCACGCTGGACGCCGCCTTTCCGGTGCCCGGCGACAAGAGCATGTCCCATCGTGCGGCGATGATTGCCGGCCTCGCGGACGGCGTTTCCACGGTCCGCAACTTCCTGCCGAGCGAGGATTGCCTGAACACGCTGGGGGCCATGAAGGCCTGCGGCGTGAAGGTCGACGTGCTAGAGGAAATGCCCGGCTTCGGCCCGACCTCGATGCGCATCCATGGCCGCAGCATGAAGCTGGAAGCCCCGGCGAAACCCATCGATTGCGGGAATTCGGGCACTGGCATGCGCCTACTGGCCGGCCTATTCGCCGGCCAATCGTTCGAGACGGAGCTTTTCGGCGACGAGTCCCTTTCCGGCCGCCCGATGGGCCGCATCACGGTCCCGCTCGGCGAAATGGGCGCGAAGATCGATTGCCTCGGCGAGAAGCCCGGCTGCGCGCCGCTCAAGATCCACGGCAGCCAGCTCCACCCGATCCGCTATGAACTGCCGGTCGCCAGCGCCCAGGTGAAGAGCGCCGTGTTGCTCGCCGGCATGTTTTGCGAAGGAGTCACCACCGCCGTCCAACCGGCCGACACCCGCGACCACACCGAGCGGATGCTCGAGTCCTTCGGGGTCAAAATCGTCACCGAGGGCAATGCCATCTCGATCGAAGGCGGCCAGGTTCCGCAGGCCCGCGACTTCCGCGTCCCCGGCGACATTTCGAGCGCTGCCTTCTGGGTGGTTGCCGCGGCTGCCTTGCCCGGTGCGCGGCTCGTCATTAAGAACGTCGGCCTCAATCCTACCCGCACCGCCGTGCTCGATGTGATCGAGCGCATGGGTGCGCAGATCACTCGCACGGTGCTGTCCACCGACGATGGCGAGCCGATCGGCGACGTCGAGATTCGCGGCGCGAAGCTCACCGGCACCGAACTGCTCCGCGCTGAGATCCCGAACCTCATCGATGAGATCCCGGTCATCGCCGTGGCCGCCGCCATGGCCGAGGGCAAGACCGTCATCCGGAATGCCAAGGAACTGCGCGTGAAGGAAACCGACCGCATTTCCACCGTGGTCGAAGGCCTGCGTGCAATGGGTGGCCAGATCGAGGAATTCGAAGATGGCATGGAGATCACTGGCGGCGCACCTCTGCATGCGGCGACCATCGAAAGCCACGGCGACCACCGCATTGCCATGGCCTTCGCCATCGCCGGCCTCTTCGCCAGCGGTGAAACGGTGATCCGCAACACCGACTGCGTGAACACCTCCTATCCGGGCTTTTCCAAGCAACTCGCCGCCGTCCTCGCCGAGAGCAAGGACCTGGCCGACTACGACCTGCCGACCGTCCCCGCATGA
- a CDS encoding pyruvate carboxylase, protein MPQPKTDKLLAANRGEIAIRIFRAANELGLKTVSMFAEEDRFSRHRFKADEAYQLNKDKGPVGAYLDVEGIVAMAKSKGVTLIHPGYGFLSENAAFARACAREGMTFVGPSPELLESMGDKTAARQLAEKFNVPTLPGTEEPITDSEEALKVAKEIGFPLIIKAAFGGGGRGMRVVEKPEQLAGLLAEAQSEAEKAFGNPAVFLERYISRAKHIEVQILGDQHGNVVHLHERDCSVQRRYQKVIEIAPSVELDPVVRKELCDAAVKLAKGIGYNNAGTVEFLYDMVRGDWFFIEMNPRIQVEHTVTECVTGIDLVRSQILVAKGYSLFSDEIAIPPQDEIPCNGYAIQCRITTEDPERGFAPDYGRILNYRSAAGFGIRLDAGSGDAGSVITPFYDSMLVKLTAMGRDFETACVRMDRALREFRIRGVKTNIPFLENVIRDDTFRSGQAHTKLIDTKPELLKFKAKRDRATKLLSYLSDITVNGNTTAKGWKPEKPILSPRVPHPATKPFTGSRDILLEKGPDAFSKWILEQKQLLITDTSMRDAHQSLIATRMRTHDMLRIADAYAAGAPDLFSLEMWGGATFDTAMRFLKECPWERLRRLREKVPGVLFQMLFRGSNAVGYSNYPDNVVAGFVKHSADAGMDIFRIFDSLNYLPNMQVAMEAVRDHGKSLCEAAICYTGDILDSKRDKFSLKYYIAKAKEVEKMGAHILAIKDMAGLCKPQAAYDLVTALKQEISIPIHFHTHDTSGLNAASVIAAARAGVDIVDLAIASMSGSTSQPNLNSVCAALANSDRDPGLDQDTLNELSDYWEEVLAQYKPFDSAPRAGTAEVYEHEMPGGQYTNLREQANAMGLGHRWREIARTYADVNQLFGDIVKVTPSSKVVGDMAMFLITRGIKAADVPKLKPGSIDWPESVIDMLAGGLGQPDGGWPADVQKVVLGNKPATTKRPGELAEPVDLEATRAQVAKKIGRQVDDDDLYSHLMYPGVFADFVEFRRKYDDLSGLATPAFFYGLHAGEEVEVEIDPGKTLFVKLVSIGDADADGKRTLFYELNGMPRESVIVDKSRVSSGSKAARLKGDPSDTTQACAPMPGMVTEIAVSPGQEVKEGDKLVMLEAMKMLTTVSASQDGVIKDVLVQKGEQVDSDDLLVRLA, encoded by the coding sequence ATGCCGCAACCCAAGACCGACAAGCTGCTCGCCGCCAACCGCGGTGAGATCGCCATCCGCATTTTCCGCGCCGCGAACGAACTCGGACTCAAGACCGTGTCGATGTTCGCCGAGGAAGACCGCTTCTCCCGGCACCGCTTCAAAGCCGACGAGGCCTACCAGCTCAACAAGGACAAGGGCCCCGTTGGCGCCTATCTTGACGTGGAGGGCATCGTCGCAATGGCCAAGTCGAAGGGCGTGACGCTCATCCACCCCGGCTACGGCTTCCTTTCTGAAAACGCCGCGTTCGCCCGCGCCTGTGCTCGTGAAGGCATGACCTTCGTCGGCCCTTCGCCGGAGCTTCTGGAAAGCATGGGTGACAAGACGGCGGCGCGGCAGCTTGCGGAGAAGTTCAACGTCCCCACCCTGCCCGGCACCGAGGAGCCGATCACGGATTCCGAGGAAGCCCTGAAGGTGGCGAAGGAAATCGGCTTCCCGCTCATCATCAAGGCAGCCTTCGGCGGCGGCGGGCGCGGCATGCGCGTCGTCGAGAAGCCAGAGCAGCTCGCCGGCCTGTTGGCCGAAGCCCAGAGCGAAGCCGAGAAGGCCTTCGGCAACCCCGCGGTCTTCCTGGAGCGCTACATTTCCCGCGCCAAGCACATCGAGGTGCAAATCCTCGGCGATCAGCACGGTAATGTCGTCCACCTCCACGAGCGCGATTGCTCGGTGCAGCGCCGCTATCAGAAGGTCATCGAGATCGCGCCATCGGTGGAACTCGACCCGGTCGTCCGCAAGGAACTCTGCGATGCTGCCGTGAAGCTCGCCAAGGGCATCGGCTACAACAACGCCGGCACCGTCGAGTTCCTCTACGACATGGTCCGCGGCGATTGGTTCTTCATCGAGATGAACCCGCGCATCCAGGTGGAGCACACGGTCACCGAGTGCGTCACCGGCATCGACCTCGTGCGCTCGCAGATCCTCGTCGCGAAGGGCTACTCGCTGTTCTCCGACGAGATCGCCATCCCGCCGCAGGATGAGATCCCGTGCAATGGCTACGCGATCCAGTGCCGCATCACCACGGAGGATCCCGAGCGCGGCTTTGCGCCAGATTACGGCCGCATTCTCAACTACCGCTCCGCTGCCGGCTTCGGAATCCGCCTCGATGCTGGCTCCGGCGACGCCGGCTCGGTGATCACGCCCTTTTACGACTCCATGCTGGTGAAGCTCACCGCCATGGGCCGCGACTTCGAGACCGCCTGCGTCCGCATGGATCGCGCGCTGCGCGAGTTCCGCATCCGCGGCGTGAAGACGAACATCCCGTTCCTCGAAAACGTCATCCGGGATGACACCTTCCGCAGCGGCCAGGCCCACACCAAGCTCATCGATACAAAGCCCGAGCTGCTCAAGTTCAAGGCCAAGCGTGACCGTGCCACCAAGCTGCTGTCGTATCTCTCCGACATCACCGTCAATGGCAACACCACCGCCAAGGGTTGGAAGCCGGAAAAGCCGATCCTTTCCCCACGTGTCCCCCACCCCGCAACCAAGCCCTTCACCGGAAGCCGGGACATTCTGTTAGAGAAAGGACCGGACGCCTTCTCGAAGTGGATCCTCGAGCAGAAGCAGCTCCTGATCACCGACACCTCGATGCGCGATGCGCACCAGTCGCTCATCGCCACCCGCATGCGCACGCACGACATGCTGCGCATCGCCGATGCCTACGCAGCCGGTGCGCCCGATCTCTTCTCGCTCGAAATGTGGGGCGGTGCCACCTTCGACACCGCGATGCGCTTCCTCAAGGAGTGCCCGTGGGAACGCCTCCGCCGCCTGCGTGAAAAGGTCCCCGGCGTCCTGTTCCAGATGCTCTTCCGCGGTTCCAATGCCGTCGGCTATTCGAACTATCCCGACAATGTCGTCGCTGGCTTCGTGAAGCATTCGGCCGATGCGGGCATGGACATCTTCCGCATCTTCGACTCGCTCAATTACCTGCCTAACATGCAGGTCGCGATGGAGGCGGTGCGCGATCACGGCAAGTCACTGTGCGAGGCTGCGATCTGCTACACCGGCGACATCCTTGACTCGAAGCGCGACAAGTTCTCGCTGAAGTACTACATCGCCAAGGCCAAGGAGGTCGAAAAGATGGGCGCGCATATCCTGGCCATCAAGGACATGGCCGGCCTCTGCAAGCCGCAGGCCGCCTACGATCTGGTCACCGCGCTGAAGCAGGAGATTTCCATCCCCATTCACTTCCACACGCACGATACCTCCGGCCTCAATGCCGCCTCGGTGATCGCCGCCGCACGCGCGGGTGTGGACATTGTCGACCTCGCCATCGCTTCGATGTCCGGCTCGACCTCGCAGCCGAACCTCAACTCGGTCTGCGCCGCGCTCGCCAATTCCGACCGCGACCCCGGCCTCGATCAGGATACGCTCAATGAGCTCTCCGACTATTGGGAAGAGGTGCTCGCCCAGTACAAGCCCTTCGACTCCGCGCCCCGCGCCGGCACCGCCGAGGTGTATGAGCACGAGATGCCCGGCGGCCAGTATACCAACCTCCGCGAGCAGGCGAATGCCATGGGACTCGGCCACCGCTGGCGCGAAATCGCCCGCACCTACGCCGACGTGAACCAGCTCTTCGGCGACATCGTGAAGGTCACGCCGTCCTCGAAGGTCGTCGGCGACATGGCGATGTTTCTCATCACCCGCGGCATCAAGGCGGCCGACGTGCCGAAGCTCAAGCCCGGCTCGATCGACTGGCCGGAGAGCGTGATCGACATGCTCGCCGGTGGCCTCGGTCAACCCGACGGCGGCTGGCCTGCCGACGTGCAGAAGGTCGTGCTCGGCAACAAGCCCGCGACCACCAAGCGCCCCGGCGAACTCGCCGAACCCGTCGATCTCGAAGCCACTCGCGCCCAGGTCGCGAAGAAGATCGGCCGCCAGGTCGATGATGATGACCTCTACTCGCACCTGATGTATCCAGGGGTCTTCGCCGACTTCGTCGAGTTCCGCCGCAAGTACGATGACCTTAGTGGATTGGCCACGCCTGCCTTCTTCTACGGCCTCCACGCCGGCGAGGAAGTCGAGGTCGAGATCGACCCCGGCAAAACCCTCTTCGTCAAACTCGTCTCGATCGGTGATGCCGACGCCGACGGCAAGCGCACGCTCTTCTACGAGCTCAACGGCATGCCGCGCGAAAGCGTGATCGTGGACAAGTCCCGCGTCAGCAGCGGCTCCAAGGCTGCCCGCCTCAAGGGTGACCCGTCCGACACCACCCAAGCCTGCGCCCCCATGCCCGGCATGGTCACCGAGATCGCTGTCTCCCCCGGCCAGGAGGTCAAGGAAGGCGACAAGCTCGTCATGCTCGAAGCCATGAAAATGCTCACCACCGTCAGCGCCTCGCAGGACGGCGTCATCAAGGACGTCCTCGTCCAGAAGGGCGAGCAGGTGGACAGCGATGATTTGCTGGTGAGGCTGGCCTGA
- a CDS encoding pyridoxal-phosphate dependent enzyme produces MRDTAGVEREGLPPDRRLRQEILFARERVYRFGEPTPLEHLSLPGVEVWVKREDLSPIKAYKWRGACNRMAVLTTEEKAVGVVTASAGNHAQGVALAARALGIETRIYMPRSTPRVKQSAVRHHGADRVEIILTGDSYDEAVAAALDDAAASGATYIHAYDDVLVMAGQGTLADEVVLSGHGPFDVAYLQIGGGGMAAGVSEWLKTYWPDIEIVGVEGVGQASMKAALEAGTPVALDQVDIFCDGTAVRKAGSHPFEILRTTLSRIETVTNAEVSRAIRTLWEGLRCVSEPSGALGLAAVMKNREQLAGKRVLVVVSGANIDFLQIGLIAQSEGSSQSASRTLRVRIPERPGTMLELLDTCFEGVNIADFQYGKLHESEAWPAFTITAEDPAVLDALPEKLQSRGFEWEDLTGAIDIAFRAIPLRGDLLECAAFLRLDFYERPGALHDFLDKLVRGRANLCYFNYRQSGERIGRALIGLDFADEAKRREFLESVPEHGDGYRSCKEVDQATSERLVGR; encoded by the coding sequence ATGCGCGACACCGCGGGCGTGGAACGCGAAGGACTGCCGCCCGACCGCCGCTTGCGCCAGGAAATCTTGTTCGCTCGCGAGCGGGTCTATCGCTTCGGCGAGCCGACGCCGTTGGAGCACTTGTCACTCCCGGGCGTCGAGGTCTGGGTGAAGCGCGAGGACCTCTCCCCGATCAAGGCCTACAAGTGGCGCGGTGCCTGCAATCGCATGGCGGTCCTCACCACGGAAGAAAAAGCCGTCGGCGTGGTCACCGCCTCGGCCGGCAACCATGCCCAAGGCGTCGCCCTCGCCGCGCGTGCGCTGGGGATCGAGACCCGCATCTACATGCCGCGCTCGACGCCGCGCGTGAAACAGAGCGCCGTCCGCCACCACGGCGCGGACCGCGTGGAGATCATCCTGACCGGTGATAGCTACGACGAAGCGGTCGCCGCCGCGCTCGACGACGCAGCCGCCAGCGGCGCGACGTACATCCACGCCTACGACGACGTGCTGGTCATGGCGGGCCAAGGCACGCTCGCCGACGAGGTGGTCCTTTCCGGCCACGGTCCTTTCGATGTCGCCTACCTTCAAATCGGCGGCGGCGGCATGGCGGCCGGGGTTTCGGAGTGGCTGAAGACCTACTGGCCCGACATCGAGATCGTCGGTGTCGAAGGCGTCGGCCAGGCCTCGATGAAGGCCGCGCTTGAAGCGGGCACTCCGGTGGCCCTCGACCAGGTGGACATTTTCTGTGACGGCACCGCGGTGCGGAAGGCCGGCTCCCATCCCTTCGAAATCCTGCGCACCACGCTCAGCCGCATCGAAACGGTCACCAATGCCGAGGTCAGCCGCGCCATCCGCACCCTGTGGGAAGGCCTGCGCTGCGTCTCGGAGCCATCCGGCGCGCTCGGCCTCGCCGCCGTGATGAAGAACCGCGAGCAACTCGCCGGAAAGCGCGTGCTGGTGGTGGTCTCGGGCGCGAACATCGATTTCCTACAGATCGGCCTGATCGCTCAATCGGAAGGCTCGTCGCAAAGCGCGTCGCGCACGCTGCGGGTCCGCATCCCCGAGCGCCCCGGCACCATGTTGGAGCTGCTCGACACCTGCTTCGAGGGCGTGAATATCGCCGACTTCCAATACGGTAAGCTCCATGAAAGCGAGGCGTGGCCGGCCTTCACTATCACCGCCGAGGACCCCGCGGTGCTCGATGCCCTGCCGGAAAAGCTGCAATCACGCGGCTTCGAGTGGGAAGACCTCACCGGAGCCATCGACATCGCCTTCCGCGCGATCCCATTGCGCGGCGATTTGTTAGAGTGCGCGGCATTCCTGCGCCTCGATTTCTATGAGCGCCCCGGCGCGCTCCATGACTTCCTCGACAAGCTCGTCCGCGGCCGGGCGAACCTGTGCTATTTCAACTACCGCCAATCCGGCGAACGGATCGGCCGAGCGCTGATCGGCCTCGATTTCGCGGATGAAGCGAAGCGCCGCGAGTTCCTCGAGTCCGTCCCCGAGCACGGCGACGGCTACCGTTCCTGTAAGGAAGTGGACCAGGCGACCAGCGAGCGACTGGTAGGCCGCTGA
- a CDS encoding lysophospholipid acyltransferase family protein, with protein MRWIYWLGWSLFGSAYRSLFGLKVVGREHLVTEGAVLIAANHESFLDPPLIGTLYHDEMFYLARKSLMTGPLLKWIYLAWNSIPVDQDRPDMTSLKTIIKLLSNDKRVLIFPEGERSLDGKFGPAQPGVGLIAVKSNAVIQPIRIRGAREALPRGSGRVRFTQISLHIGPPIRLTEAELATAKGKHGYAHIADRIWDAVKAL; from the coding sequence ATGCGTTGGATTTACTGGCTCGGTTGGTCCCTCTTCGGTAGTGCCTATCGCTCGCTCTTCGGCCTGAAGGTCGTCGGTCGCGAGCACCTCGTCACCGAGGGTGCGGTGCTCATCGCTGCGAATCACGAGAGCTTCCTCGACCCGCCGCTGATCGGCACGCTTTACCACGACGAGATGTTCTATCTCGCCCGCAAGTCGCTGATGACCGGCCCGCTGCTCAAGTGGATCTACCTCGCGTGGAATTCCATCCCGGTCGATCAAGACCGGCCGGACATGACGAGTCTCAAGACGATCATCAAGCTGCTCTCCAACGACAAGCGGGTGCTCATCTTTCCCGAAGGTGAGCGCAGCCTCGATGGCAAGTTCGGCCCCGCCCAGCCCGGCGTGGGCCTGATCGCAGTGAAGTCCAATGCGGTGATCCAGCCGATCCGCATCCGCGGCGCGCGTGAGGCCCTGCCACGCGGCTCCGGCCGCGTCCGCTTCACGCAGATTTCCCTCCACATCGGACCGCCGATCCGGCTGACCGAGGCGGAACTCGCGACCGCGAAGGGCAAGCACGGCTATGCGCATATTGCGGACCGGATCTGGGATGCGGTGAAGGCACTGTGA